A window of the Haloquadratum walsbyi C23 genome harbors these coding sequences:
- a CDS encoding DUF1850 domain-containing protein → MQHTTNIRFITGLLVIVLLASTIGTSIAPGFVLIIEDIDTDETYIRHPVDNGTTFAVEYTHSVEKTRVYDEYQVSGQQFVNTRMEFESYGWGLPATANVTNRNGTFVYNPSGPITTMSELLLSPGRIANHTLIVNNERYNLVTQTNANDVRIHIERQSPMERVV, encoded by the coding sequence ATGCAGCATACGACAAACATACGATTTATTACTGGATTACTCGTCATTGTTCTTCTTGCTTCCACAATAGGAACATCAATAGCACCAGGATTTGTTTTGATCATTGAAGATATTGATACAGACGAGACATACATTCGTCACCCAGTTGACAATGGAACAACATTTGCTGTTGAATATACTCACAGTGTTGAGAAAACACGCGTCTATGACGAATATCAAGTCTCTGGTCAACAATTTGTCAATACGCGAATGGAATTCGAATCATATGGCTGGGGACTTCCAGCTACCGCTAATGTGACAAATCGCAATGGAACGTTTGTATATAACCCTTCAGGTCCAATCACAACAATGTCTGAACTTCTTTTATCACCTGGTCGGATCGCGAATCACACACTCATCGTTAACAATGAACGTTATAATCTTGTCACCCAGACAAACGCGAATGACGTCCGAATTCATATCGAACGCCAATCCCCGATGGAACGAGTTGTATGA
- a CDS encoding TAXI family TRAP transporter solute-binding subunit produces the protein MTSDQTRRRFISVVGAAGITGLAGCSGGGDAGDEGSETEAAESTEADSGNENTRLSWHAGGTGGTYFPLSNEFKTVVEDNTDFSLNVQSTGASVENVGSLTDGSADFALIQNDIAFFAKNGTGIDAFDGNPIENLRGVATLYPETITVVTLADSNISTLSDLSGKTINTGDLGSGTQVNANQILEAVGITEFTEQNAGFSQASEQLANGDIDAAFVVGGWPVGAIEDLATTNDVQIVPIQGENRQTVKGAASWFADDTIPAGTYNGVDEATETIAVQAMIATRAGLDAGTVETVTAALFENVDALTIKTEFISTGSAQDGMSIELHEGATAFFEN, from the coding sequence ATGACGTCAGATCAGACTCGACGACGCTTTATATCGGTAGTTGGTGCAGCAGGTATTACAGGTCTCGCTGGTTGTAGCGGGGGCGGCGATGCCGGTGATGAGGGATCCGAGACAGAAGCCGCTGAATCAACGGAGGCAGACAGCGGGAATGAAAACACACGTCTGAGCTGGCACGCCGGTGGAACCGGTGGAACATATTTCCCTCTCTCAAATGAATTCAAGACGGTTGTTGAGGATAACACCGACTTTTCTTTGAATGTCCAATCAACCGGTGCAAGCGTTGAAAATGTTGGTAGTCTCACCGATGGATCCGCAGACTTTGCACTTATTCAGAATGATATTGCATTCTTTGCGAAGAATGGAACAGGTATCGATGCATTTGATGGAAACCCTATCGAGAATCTCCGTGGCGTTGCTACACTTTATCCAGAGACAATTACAGTCGTCACACTCGCTGATAGTAACATTAGCACACTCTCAGATTTAAGTGGGAAAACAATTAATACAGGTGACCTTGGGTCAGGCACCCAGGTTAATGCGAATCAAATTCTTGAAGCAGTCGGTATCACAGAGTTCACCGAACAAAATGCTGGCTTTTCACAAGCATCAGAGCAGTTAGCGAACGGCGATATTGACGCCGCTTTTGTTGTCGGTGGGTGGCCAGTTGGTGCAATTGAGGATCTCGCAACAACAAATGATGTTCAAATCGTCCCGATTCAGGGTGAAAACCGTCAGACCGTTAAAGGTGCGGCCTCGTGGTTTGCCGATGATACCATTCCTGCAGGAACATATAATGGCGTTGACGAGGCGACTGAAACGATAGCTGTTCAGGCAATGATTGCAACGCGCGCTGGGCTTGATGCTGGCACCGTTGAGACTGTTACAGCGGCACTGTTTGAGAACGTCGATGCGCTCACGATTAAAACTGAGTTTATCTCGACTGGCAGCGCACAGGATGGAATGTCGATTGAACTACATGAAGGGGCAACAGCATTCTTCGAAAACTAA